A single region of the Gossypium arboreum isolate Shixiya-1 chromosome 12, ASM2569848v2, whole genome shotgun sequence genome encodes:
- the LOC108478209 gene encoding uncharacterized protein At3g17950, translating into MLDPASDMLPPPSSPTISSVSSSDLDTESTGSFFHDRSTTLGTLMGVSFPAITFRAPSRHNHRETQPANSGSSTAKPKKRRALTAAFGSERSGRRRRKWWQICRDGDSKPASLGEFLEVERRFGDGAFYGATAELEGVMGTGHDENHEARNGRSLFADGRVLPPPSVAAAPPAGDDDDEKSTALCRFPVSLTGICSGGVG; encoded by the exons ATGCTAGATCCAGCCTCCGATATGCTTCCGCCGCCGTCTTCCCCCACCATCTCTTCCGTTTCCTCTTCTGATCTCGACACTGAG TCGACAGGTTCATTTTTCCATGATAGAAGCACTACATTGGGTACTCTAATGGGTGTGAGTTTTCCGGCCATTACTTTCCGAGCACCGTCACGGCACAACCACCGCGAGACGCAACCCGCGAACTCCGGTTCTTCCACGGCGAAACCCAAGAAGAGGAGGGCGTTGACGGCGGCTTTCGGGTCGGAGCGTTCAGGTAGACGGCGGAGGAAGTGGTGGCAGATCTGTCGGGATGGGGATTCAAAGCCGGCTTCTCTGGGTGAGTTTCTGGAGGTTGAGCGGAGGTTCGGCGACGGAGCGTTTTACGGTGCGACGGCGGAACTGGAAGGAGTGATGGGGACGGGTCACGATGAGAATCACGAGGCGAGGAATGGACGGTCGTTGTTTGCTGATGGAAGGGTATTGCCTCCTCCTTCGGTGGCGGCAGCTCCCCCGGCCGGTGATGACGACGACGAGAAATCGACGGCTCTTTGTAGATTCCCGGTGTCGCTCACGGGGATATGTAGCGGCGGCGTTGGATAA